One Agrococcus jenensis genomic region harbors:
- a CDS encoding FHA domain-containing protein, which translates to MTEQDPRRGPDGESTQSWGDDYRAQLAAMLSGTSAEDREAVASLPSGSAILVVRRGPNVGARFLLDQDSTIAGRHPDADIFLDDVTVSRRHAEFTREGTTFELRDLGSLNGTYHDGERVDRAVLRDGAEVQVGKFRLTFYRSRLDLDARA; encoded by the coding sequence ATGACCGAGCAGGACCCGCGCAGGGGACCCGACGGCGAGAGCACGCAGTCGTGGGGTGACGACTACCGCGCGCAGCTCGCCGCGATGCTGTCGGGCACCTCGGCGGAGGACCGCGAGGCCGTGGCATCGCTGCCGTCAGGCTCCGCCATCCTCGTCGTGCGACGCGGCCCGAACGTGGGCGCGCGCTTCCTGCTGGACCAGGACTCCACGATCGCCGGTCGTCACCCCGACGCCGACATCTTCCTCGACGACGTGACGGTCTCGCGCCGTCATGCCGAGTTCACGCGCGAGGGCACGACGTTCGAGCTGCGCGACCTCGGCTCGCTCAACGGCACGTACCACGACGGCGAGCGCGTCGACCGCGCCGTGCTGCGCGACGGCGCCGAGGTCCAGGTCGGCAAGTTCCGCCTCACCTTCTACCGCTCCCGCCTCGACCTCGACGCCCGGGCGTGA